The Aspergillus nidulans FGSC A4 chromosome VIII genome contains the following window.
TGGACAGACCGGTGCCCACGATCCTGAACAGCACCGATGTGGTTGTGCGCTTGAATGCCCCCGCCATATGCGGCAGCGACCTGCACAGCTACCCACACATCTGCTGGATCCCCAGAACACCCCTTTCTGTATGGACATGAAGGGATCGGACATGTTGTCGAGGGAGACTCAGCCCAGTCCCTGTCCGTCGGAGACTACGTTGTTATCCCGGATAACGTCAACAATGGCCATTTTACTTTGGATCCGGATACCTATATTCCGTCTCTGGGGTTGGGTGGTGTGGAGGGTACTGCGCTGCCTGGGTTGCAGGGTGAGCAATGCCCTCGTTCCATCAACAGATCCATACCCATAGATATTGATGAAGTGATTGCTAACGGGTGGGTGTGACGCCGAATATGCCCGTATCCCCTGCCGACAACTCTCTGATCCCCGTTCCCATTACCGacaccaccaacacctcGACATTGATCGACTACCTCTTCGCCTCGGACATCTTCGCCACTACCTGGAGCAGCGTCACCTGGTCGGGCTTTGAAGCCGGCCCAGTCGGTCTGTTAGCAGCATACTCTGCGCTCTTGCGCGGCGCGTCAAAGGGTTTACAGCGTCGACCGCGTGCAGGACCGTGTCGACCTCGCTGCATCAGTCGGTGCGATCCCCATCAGTTTCGCTGAGTCGGATCCCGTAGAGCAGATTCTCGCCCTTGAGCCAAATGACGTCCGTCGTGGTGTCGAGACAGTGGGCTACGAGGCCGTGGACGCCTCTGGTGCCGTACAATCAGGCATCACGTTGCGCCAATCGATAGACGTCACCGCTCGGCATGGTGGAATCGGAGTTGTAGGACTCTTCTCCTCGGGTCAGGCAGATATCGACTATGGAGCTGCGTATGCTAAGAAGGTCTCTGTGAATGGGGGCATTATGCTTCCGTTGCAGGTTGCCGACGAGATTGTTCCCCTGATTACCTCGGGCCAGGCGCACCCAAGCTTTATTGTCAGCAGCGTCATTGGGATTGAGGAGGCGCCGGAGTATTATGGGCGGTTCAACCAGACGGAGGAGAGTAAGGTTGTTATCACGTTTTGAGCCACTCAGCGTGCACCGTAGTCAGGCCGAATCCAAAGCTGAACTGGATACAAGTTCATCATTGTACTAGAGGGTTAGAaagcgaagagagagaagaagtgTGAGAAGATGGTAGCTGTGATAGTCGAAAATCACATATTATCCATTTACTCATCTAGACACCAGTCGCCCTTGATACTGGCAATCATACGCAGGCCTACTGTCTGTATTAACAATTTCTGTGCCAggcgctttttctttttactTTTACTTTTACTTTTTAAtaattttcttttttttttacttatttatttatttatttatttatttatttatttatttatttatttatttatttttatttttttggCTGCTCCTGCCATGCCGGCGACACCTTCTGATATCCTGGTTCCTGCTAGAATTATAGAGCCTCTTACAAGAGAGGCCGCTTAGAGCTTATACGATATAGGATATATCTACCAAATCAGCGAACTCGTCCCATACGAATATCAACGTTGTCATACGGCCAGGCGCACTGCTATACTTCCGCCTGCTTCTCTATACAGCAGGCACTGCCTCCCAGCAGAGATCCTGGCTACCGGCGTCATGGCATTGCATCCCTTTTGATGTCTAAATCTGCTACTGCTGCTCATACCCTGCATGAGTCACCTGGTCTCAGTAGCCTGGACATCGCTCCTTCAAACTGCTGTCAGCATCAGAGCATGCTGCTCTCCCCACGAGCGCGTCCTTCATGCAATCCTGCTACCTGGTTCGGTTCCTGAAACTAGGATTACGAGGAGTCGCGTTCTCGCGCCTCTCGCGTTCTCGTAGTATTCGTCTGCATAGCTGCGAGCATCGACTATACTGCTCTGTTGTATCGTGGTGAAAGTCCTGGCGATCCATGGGTTACCACCCAAAAGAGAGCAATGTCGGCGCTACGGTGTATAGCTAACGTTGACGCTTGACGTCGATCTCTCCCATTCACACCAGACTGAGACTGTAGAAAGTACCATTTGCTGCGAAGCTCAAGTATACAATGCAACGGACCTTGGTAGAGATAACTTTGATGATCCCTCTAGAACCAGAATTATCCCCAGGTTAAGTAAGCAATACGATCACATGTAATCTTTCGATCAGATTACTGTTGTACCACGGTCTGCTAGCTAGTATACGGAAAGATCAAGACACAGTTCCACGAGTAGTCGTCTGTGACAAGGTATTAAAGGGATCAATTGCTTAAGGTTTACCTCACGGTTTTGTTTCATCAGGTTTATTGTACTGATGATACTCTATTCTCCTCCTAAGAATAGATGGACATGGAAAAGTCGAATCCCCCGAGGAGTTACGACTTCACATAGAAGGTGATAGCCCAGTCGGTCGCGGTCCAGGTCAGCTCTGAACATGCCCGTACTGTATATCCAATGTAATATTACGCGATTAACAACTCAGCCGAAAGTCTAGATAATCTCGACTGGGTCAGACGAACATCGAGCAAAGACCAAAACTTCAATGTGTCGAGCGTTCTAGACTGCGCAGGTCGAAAAACTGACCGTGTCTGGACTCTTGGATCGTTGAGGATCAACGAACTGTGCACTTGTGCAGGGCAGGGGCTGTGCTAAGCGACCGAATGACCGGCCGGTCGGGACCGAACGAGAACGGTCGGCTGCGCTTAGTTTCCCTATAGCAGGTCGAGGATTCTGCAGGTTCATCGGTCTGGATGGGTCGATAAAAATTCTTCTGCGCACCGACGCTGTAGATTCTCTCAACAACTCGCTAGGAGTCGTGAACTGGTCAGTTGATAGGTTTCGTGCCCGTGCTTACGGTTACTACAGATAGAGGAGGTCGATGTTCCACTCAGACACGGGTCCCGTTCCTCCGTTTAGAGCTAGATCCAGTTCCATTCTATTTTAGGCGCGGCTCAACGGGCGCTCTGAGACACTGCGACATCGCGAGTCGACAGCGACGCTCGACACCCGTACTTCTTGCGGGTAGATTGCGCGTCGACTATCGTCAACCAGCGCGACTCTCGCTGTCaagataaaaaaaattcaGCCGGTCGGGCGTATACCGAAGATAGCAGTCTGAGACATCGTTTCTCAAAGACGGATCTGGTTCGGGGAAATTCCACGAATACGAACTCAGCTTGTTCTCATCATTGCTTTATCTGGCTGCGTGGTCTGCGTTACTGCGTTGACTGCGTTGGCTGATCGGAAGACGACGGCTGAGGCATGCCAGCTTGAGTCGTGCGAAATCGCGCCAACTGGTCTGGGCTTGATCTGCCGGGCCGAGTCTCCAGTCGGGTATATTCACCAGTATCACAGTACCGTTAATTTACAGAGTTATCCATAGATATCCTTAGGTATTCTTATCGATAACGGAACCAACGTTGTGCAATTGTTGCACAAACTCAGCCACTGTACAACTCACCAAGATCCCAAGACGAGAATACGACGGAGATAACGAGGATCGAGTTCCGAGCTGGATAAGCAGAATCGCAGCATGCACACGGAGTTTCGAGCCCTACTCCGTCGCTGACAAAGGAAGCCAGTCTGCCGGAACAAAGAACAGGTCAGAATGTCCGTCTCGATTCCGTGAACCCAGCTGCGAGGCACCGTCCTGCAGCCAAGAGCGCTGCCCTGGTCACGCACGGGCGAAAAAAGCGAAAAGGAAGGCTTCTCGAACAACGCTAGAAAAAGTCGTCGTCTCCATCGGCGTTGCTAAAGCATCTAAACCTGTACAGAGCACTAATCAGAGCACTAGGCTGAGCACTAGTAAGAGCAATAGTCAGAGCACTAGGCAAAGCACTAGTGAGATTACTAGTCAGTTGGCTAGCCTGACTTCTTAGGCATGTGCGGAGTGCCCGATGGCCGACACACTCCTCGGAATTCGGCTGCTGGTCGCTGATTCCCGCCGTTCTGTATCGCTAGGTACGGTAATTTATTTTCCCTTTCATATCCTTCGGCTTCAGAGATCAAAGATTCTGGTCGCTTCTATTCTCGACTTGCTTGACAAGAAATTTTTCATGATGCTTAGTAGCGTATATTAATCATATAATTTATAATCTGATATTGTCGGTATTCCAGAACCCGGTCTCAACAGTCCGACCCCGTAGGGGGGACTGGTTCGATCGACCCACCCCCAGCTTCTACTTCCCACTCATGATTCATGATCACTTTGTTTCGGTCGCTCCCCATAACCGACCCAAAAACGCTGTGGCTTGTGGCTTAGCACCCCTACCCATTTAGCGTGCGTTTCTTCACATGTTTGGGAGAAAATTTTTCACTCCCTGCAGGATGCATGGTTTGAGACGGTTCTAAAGGATTAAAGTGCTGACGCTTGACAACTTGCCAATTTATAGTGGCCTATCAGGGCTGACCGCGGCCAATGTAACAGGTGAAAATTTTTTTTGCCAGTGCGTCGGAATATACTATGTATATCTCCGAGGAGAGGTGTTGCATCGCGTGGTAAAACGCTTTGTTGCATTGCTAGGTCTCGTGTAGGATCAAGAGCGTTACTTTCTATGTAGTGGTATCTGCAGGCAGAGCTGGCTAGCCGACTCGGTGCAGACCACTCCGTTAGGATACGGTACTCAGACTGTTGGGATATAGTAGGCTAGTTTGTTGACCGAGAGGAAACCTAAAATTGAGCTAGATTACATGAGACCAGTTCCCAACCATTATTACGGTACTTGCGTGCTTTAGCGAACCAGCAAGGATACTGGTATACGGAGTacattcctccagctctAAGCCGAGTGTACTCCGTCTCTACTTCGTCGCCTGTCAGAACTCCAGCTTAGATCCCGATCGGCCATCGGCGCCCGCTCGGCATAGGCCCCAGGAAACGCTCACCTGTGCAGGCTGACCCTGCAACGCCACCGGTTTGGGGGGACTAATGCCGGCTTCGGCTTACTGTTTGATGGTGCACCCGATACTCACGCGATATACTCCCAGTGTCCTGCTGGGTAAACACAAGCGAGCGAGATCGGCAACAAACGTACTATTTGCACACAACACTAGATTTCACGCCATAGTCTTCTACTTGGATGCAACTGCCAGTCTAGTCCATCTCGCCACTCGTTTCAGCTCGCGGTGTTTTCAGATCGCAAACCTGAGTCTGAACCCATACATTTCGATGTCGCGGCATGTGGGCCGGCAGTTGATCAGAGTCAGTGAGTCACAGATTTTTGAACCTGATTGGTACCAGGATGGTCGAGGCTTGCATGTGCAGATTTTGACGGGCCCAGTCGGGGGTGGAAGCTGGAACTTGAGGGCTGATTCTGGGGTTGACGGGATCCACTTCCTGTCTCCTGGAGCTCAGAACACTCGGACGAGAGTTCCCGTGGAGAAAGGAGGGGTTGTATTGTACAAAACAGTAGGATATCGGCGGATCGTGGTGGCTCTTTGGGCCTGTGCATTTCTCGTTAGCGAACCCTGCTATACTGCGATGAGCTGAGAGGGACTTCAGTCCATCCAGTCTCCTACTCTCCTATTGAACAATCGGATAGATTTGAAGCGGATCGGCGGATTCTGGCCCGCTTACGAAGGTAGAACACTTGGAAGTCGTGCAGTTGTAGGCAGCTTTATTTCCAGCTCAGCGCGGCAAATTCACCGGCTCGTACAGGGACCGGATGCAAATGTGCAAGTATGCAAATTTTATGAATTACTTATTAATCATTCATATCTACATTGGCAGCGACCGAGTCAAACATGTCTCGAACCACATGAACCACATGATAAATTGATCAGCAGTCGCAAGTAGCTGGAACCTACCAGTAATTACCAGTGAAACAGTCAGACCGGCCCATTGCTGAAAATCAGGATATGCGAGGCCGTCTGAAGCGTGATCATGTTGTTACGGCTATTGTGGTCATGTGCTCAGCAGTGGTACAAGTCAAGACAAGGCAGTAGCCTGTCTTTTTCGCCAGTCTGGGGTTCGACGGCTGGAGATACTGGTATCAGCTGACCTTGTCTGGCTGAGCCTCGAACTCATCGCAATCACGAGAGACCACGTTGTCAGGACTGAGCCTCGAGTGTCAGCTTTCCAGACCATGTCGGTTCGGA
Protein-coding sequences here:
- a CDS encoding uncharacterized protein (transcript_id=CADANIAT00001959), producing MPVSPADNSLIPVPITDTTNTSTLIDYLFASDIFATTWSSVTWSGFEAGPVGLVYSVDRVQDRVDLAASVGAIPISFAESDPVEQILALEPNDVRRGVETVGYEAVDASGAVQSGITLRQSIDVTARHGGIGVVGLFSSGQADIDYGAAYAKKVSVNGGIMLPLQVADEIVPLITSGQAHPSFIVSSVIGIEEAPEYYGRFNQTEESKVVITF